DNA from Pseudomonas putida:
GAAGGCGGCTTCTGGGAAGTCGCGCTTGTCCACCAGGCTGAAGCCCAGCACGCGGGTGTAGAAGTCCAGCGACTTTTCGATGTCCTTGACACGCAGCATGGTGTGGTTGAACACGAAGTTGGTGGTGGCGGCATCCGGTGTGGCGGTGACGCCGGGCAGGGCGTGCAGATCGTGCAGGCTCATGGGTACTCCAGAAGAGAGGCCAGGGCACCAGGCCCCAGCAGAAAAGACAGGTGGGCCATGATACGGCAGTGAGGCGTGAGCGCAAACGAAAGCGCCCTGCACGAGTGCAGGGCGCTGGAATTAGAGGCCCGCATGTGCGGGCGCGTGATGGGGTCGCTAGTCCTTTAGCTGGTTCGATACTGCGCGTGTCGATGTGAAAAAAGTGTGAAGTGGGTGTTGACGTTTCATGGGCGTACCCAACTTTCCACTGTCTTGGCGCCGTACTGCTCTTTCCAGGCCTTCAGCCCGCGGTGGTTGCCGCCTTTGGTCTCGATCAGCTCGCCGGTGTGCGGGTTCTCGTACACCTTCACCACGCGGGGGCGACGCTGCTGCTTGGGTGCCATGGCCGGTGCCTTGGTCACGGCCTTCGGGTCGAGGATGGCGACGATATCGCGCAGGCTCTTGTCATAGCTTTTCATCAGGCCGACTAGTTTCTGCTCGAATTCGATTTCGCGTTTTAGGCCGGCGTCCTTTTTCATCGCCTCCAGTTGCGCCATTTGTTCCTGGAGAGCTTTTTCGGCAGCACGAAACTCTGCAAGTCTGGACACTGTCATCACTCCTGTAAGTGTCGTGGCAGGGCGTGACGAACATACAAAAAGCAATAAACGCCGGCCACGGGGATGGGTACAGCTGTTCGCTGATATCGATTGTAGTCGCCGACTCCTATTGGGTAAACCGTAAACTTTTTATAAGTAATCACGGAACTTTGTTAGTTTTTCGCGCCTTATTCACAACCCGTTGAAGTCTGCTCTTCAGAGGTGCTTAGACCATCGTCCAATGGTGCGAAATAGAGCGTCTTCGCGATCATTCAAGATGAGGGTCGGCGTAGTTGTCGGCTGCTCCGTAGTGCCGGGGTGAAACGCTGCCCTGGATCGTTTTTCGCCTTCTTCCTGGATGTTCCTTTCGCATGTTTCCCCCGTTTTCCCCAGCCCGTGGGCGCCGTTTTACCGGCCTGTTGTTCCTGTGTGTCGGTGCCCATGCCCAGGCCGCCGGTTTTCTTGAAGACAGCAGCGCCAAGGTCGAAGCGCGCACTGTCTACTTCAACCGGGATTTTCGTGATGGGCATAGCAGTTCAAGTCAGGGCGCATCCAAACGCGAAGAGGCGGCGCAGGGTTTCATACTCAATATGCAGTCCGGATATACCCAGGGCCCGGTGGGCTTTGGTGTGGATGCCTTGGGCATGGTCGGCTTCAAGCTAGACTCCAGCCCGGCGGACAGCAACAGCGGCCTGCTGCCCTCGTCGGGGCATGACCCGCGCGGTTCGGCCGATCAATACGCCAAGCTCGGCGTGGCCGGCAAGGTTAAGGTGTCCGAGACCGTGCTGCGTTACGGTTCGATGATGCCGGATATGCCGCTGCTCAAGTACAACGATGGCCGTCTGCTGCCGACCATGTTCCACGGCGCGATGCTGACCTCCGAAGAGGTGCGCGACCTGAAGTTCACCTTGGCCCGCCTGAACCAGTACACCGCACGGGACTCCACCGACCGCCAGGACATCCGCGTCCACTGCAAGAACAAGCGGTATGCCTGCGACATCGAGGCCGACCACTTCGACCTGGCCGGCGTCGATTACCGCTTCAGTGATCGTCTGAGCGGTCAGTACCAGGTCTCACGCCTGGAAAACATCTATCGGCAGCAGTTCCTGGGCCTGGTGGCCAGCCAGCCGTTGGCGGTGGGTAGCCTGTCGGCCGACCTGCGCCTGATCAAGAGCGAGGATATCGGCAACGCCCGCGCGGGCGATATCGATCACCGCGCCTTCAGCGGCATGCTCGGTTACAGCCTGGGCGGGCACAAGGTGAGCGCTGGCTGGCAACGTATGTATGGCGAGAATGCCATGCCGTACCTCG
Protein-coding regions in this window:
- a CDS encoding histone-like nucleoid-structuring protein, MvaT/MvaU family, with the protein product MSRLAEFRAAEKALQEQMAQLEAMKKDAGLKREIEFEQKLVGLMKSYDKSLRDIVAILDPKAVTKAPAMAPKQQRRPRVVKVYENPHTGELIETKGGNHRGLKAWKEQYGAKTVESWVRP
- a CDS encoding OprD family porin, which codes for MFPPFSPARGRRFTGLLFLCVGAHAQAAGFLEDSSAKVEARTVYFNRDFRDGHSSSSQGASKREEAAQGFILNMQSGYTQGPVGFGVDALGMVGFKLDSSPADSNSGLLPSSGHDPRGSADQYAKLGVAGKVKVSETVLRYGSMMPDMPLLKYNDGRLLPTMFHGAMLTSEEVRDLKFTLARLNQYTARDSTDRQDIRVHCKNKRYACDIEADHFDLAGVDYRFSDRLSGQYQVSRLENIYRQQFLGLVASQPLAVGSLSADLRLIKSEDIGNARAGDIDHRAFSGMLGYSLGGHKVSAGWQRMYGENAMPYLDGSNPYLVNYAQVNDFAAAQERSWQLRYDYDFKALGVPGLTFFTRYINGDHIKVPGSSAEGKEWERDTELKYQVQSGTFKDVSVRLRNSTYRSNYEKWARDMDETRVIVSYNFSIL